The DNA segment AGCCAGAAAAACACTTGTGCAGGGCtacttttaaagtgttttgGACTATGGTGATGTTGTCTACATGCATGCTGCCTCATAGTACTCTCCACCTGTAgattgtttgtttgtagtaCTATAGTGCTCTGCGCTTCTTAACTAATCTTATTCCCGTACTCATCATTGTACGCTTTATGAACTGGTAGGCTGGCCGTCACTAAGTCTACGTAGATAACctcatttgtatatttttctatacAGGCCATGTTGGGGAAAAGCCGGCATATTCATGTAATCTCCTCAAGCAGAAACTCCAGCCCGTTTTCATCTCCAttccaccaggtggcgctctTTACCCAGCGTCCGAGtgtttttactgagctggggagAAAGCCTTCTCACTTTGCTCCATGATCTTGGAATAACTTGCACaacttgctccatctaaatgatctagtcccattaaTGAATTAAGGCCATTTTAAAAGTCATGTAGGCCTAAttcaaaatgtaactgccacatgtgactTGTTCCTTTCGTCTATGTTTGATTTTGTCTATGCTGTATTTTCCTGTTTAGTTgaactggtgtgccgtcttggacaggtctccctcgaaaagagattttcaatctcaagggacttcatggtttgttaaatataaaggtcaaataaacaaatatttgttCGATCGAGGTCATGTTGGAAACCGTTATTTCCGACGGTCATGAAAGCAGCAAGCAACAATCATTTGAACTGGGGTTTAAAGTTTGCCTTTACATGCTGATCTGCGGTCTGTTTTTAACATTCCCCCTGAGACTTGGCCCCAAAACTGGTTATGAACTGAACAAAACCGATACCAAGTCAGCACTTACAGATAGCCGCGTTCATGAAAGCAGGAAGTGAAACTTGTCGCCACTGCGATCAAAACTTTGACATTAGGCGAACAGTTGCAAATATAGAAATTCGCTCTTTTCTCCTCGTTttgccagctagctagctagctagtcctCAGCGATGGACAAGCTTCGTCGTGTGTTAAGCGGCCAAGAGGAAAAATGAAGAGGGGTCTTCTTACTGCACAGGTAGCTAGCTATGCTAGCTATAAGCTAGCTTTTAGGTATGACAGTAGCTAGGTTATACGCTAACATTACTAATGCTAACGTTCTGTACGTTAAATTGGTCAAAACATTACAATATGTGATGCTAACGTTAGGTTGCTTTCCTTGTGATGAGACTCGGCGTTACAGTTCAGATACCTGCTATAATTGTTTAAAGTGGTTTTTTTATCTTTAGTTAGCATTAGTTAAAACAACGTTATATCGTTAGTAACGTTAGCTCTGTAACGTTCACGTTAGCATTCAGACGTAGCTAGTTAGCCAAAGCTAACTTAACAGTTTCAATCCTGTTTTCTCGGTGTCTTTTCAGCTTCTAACAGTTAGATCAAAGCTAGCTTAATATTCTTCTGtcagttttcaaaaatgtatgtttgtttatttacactttttacaCGCTTTCCCGATGAGGAGGCAAATGGTGGTGGGAAGGGTGCTGACTTGAACAATTAATTTCATAATAACACGTTATGGAACTTCTTAAAAAGTCTGCCACGCTTGCAAATTCTGCATTTCTTTGCAGAGTTTAGCTACTTTACAGTTTGGTCTTATTGGTTAATTTGCTTAAGTTACGAGTACTGAGTAATGCATGTGCCTTTAACCagtgatttttgtgtgtgtgtgtgggtgtgtgtgtgtgtgtgtgtgtgtgtgtgcgttaagATAATACTGTAGCTGGGTTTTATCATAGAATGTCAGGCAGTGGCTGTTCTATCCTAGCTCCAGCCAACGTCATTAAATAACCAGTAGAGAGCCTGTGGGTCTTTCTGCTGGTCACTAGGTTTGTCTTGTAAACATCCTTTCATTGTTCTCACCAGGTATTTGATGCCAGCACTCTCAGCTACAGCACCAGGGTGAAATGGTTTGTCATCTGCTTTGCCGGAGGCATCCTGTGTTCAATACTTGTGAGTGTATCTGCCTTTTTAGTTGAACCTTTATTTAATGCAATGTCTGACTTTAGAATGCAGATCTGTTACATAACATTTAATGCTGTGAGCCATGATCCGCGTTATCTTTCCTTGTGCTATGTTTGGTTTGTAGAAGGCACTATAAAACTCTTTAAGTTATGAAAAGGGCTCCCCGcaaatgtcattaaaacaaATTCCTGTTCTTTGCTTGTGATTAAAGTAATTGACACATGTCACTTGTACTTAATTAAAACATAATGGTGTCTTGCTGTCAGGAAAGAGTGAATGAAATTAGTTGTAGAGTGTAGTTTGCAGTTTAAATTACAGAAAGTCTTGTCACAGACAGCACTTTCAACCGTTGGACGCCACCGAGATAGGTATTTGCAACGTGAGTTTACTGCATAACAGAACCTGGTAGGCCTGGGTTCAGACGAACAAGAACAAGAAGTATCTTGATGTAGCTTCCATCATCATTTAAAAATACTTACCTTTTATCCAAAAGCAACAGACTGCCCATGCCCCATGCAACTTTTTCTGTAGAGTTAAGCCATGTCCAGGATTTTCTCCTTTTCTGAAATGCAGTTATTAGCTGCAGGCTATTTTAATGTCCTTACAGACCCCAATTAACACTTGAGTGAATGTTATTTGCTGCATTTCCTTAAAAGCTAAATTATAACCATGTTCTCTGAATGTCATCCCTCCCTTGATGAAATGCATACCCTATTCACACTCATTGTGTCAACAGTTGTCTTCAATGAATGATCCAAATTAGAACATGCATGTTGATTATAACCACCACTTAGGCATTGACTCTAACCAAAGTCTAGTATTTGACACTAGGGGGAGCCCATCGTGTTTCAGTAAAACACATGACAGCTCACAGAAGtccttgatgtttttgtttgttccaaagaaagaagaaaaaacataaaacgtACGTCGTCTTATTAATGTCCAGGATTCTTTTGGCTACTTGCATTATCCCTATATGAAGTGTGGGACATTATTCCGTCTTGCTGACAGAGactgttttgctgttttatcaGGGTACAGCTCTGCTGTTCGTTCCAAATGGAATCAAGCTTTTTGCCGTCTTCTACACGCTAGGAAATGTCGCAGCTCTTCCAGGTAAGAGTCTCAGAATTATAATGTCATGATATATTTATCTTACCAGTATGGCGCACTGCCAGGAAGACAACAAATGATGAGCATACACTCTGAATAGTTTAGATGACTGACACACTACTACACACTAGTTACAGTCAGCCTTGGCACAGCTACACATTTCTCCCTAGTTTTGCTTCCAGGCTGTTTATCAAGAAGAAGATAACATCAAGTACTGTAATGTTACCGTCTCCTCTGTGCACTCATCACCTGTTGTCAGAGTTAAAAGCACAGTGTCTAAGGGACCATGTGATGTTATCATTTTGGATTCATCTgatgcatttatattttatgaTTACATAACAGTTGGCACTGCTGGTTCTGCTCCTTTAAGTGGCTCTCCCTTCGCCGCACAACACGCGGTTAATCACCAGATTACCTATGACTAAGGATGGCACAATTTGATCAGAGCAGTCACTCTCATTGCAAAGTGGTAATATTGCAGCTAATTGGGATGATTTAATTGTggatttttataattatttgattaattttgCAGCCCTGCATCTTAATTGTATGTTGCTTAAAAGACAGTAGGAAATGGTCAGGGATAAAGAGACAGGGGGAACAGACTGACATTTCTGTGTCTCCTAATAGTTTGTTTTGATATCTGCCTCTAAGTAGACCAGACAGTGTTTGCTGTCATCATTATTTGTATACAATTCCCTTCAGTAACCGGACGCCATACTTTCAAGTCTGTGTGCCCTCACACAGGCAACCTCTAATCTTTTTTGCGTTATATTCTGATTTGCAATAAACCAAACTTGTAACTGAACAATAAAAGTCAAGTCGGTCTAAAGGTTTCCTTTTGTGGTATAACATAGTTCAGCAAGTGTTTGTAGGATCTGTCTGTGTGCTCTAATTACGTTGCTACACTGATATAAGGGACATACGGTATACTGGATTTTACATCATTATGGATTATTAGTATAGATAAGCCGAGGACCAAATGTAATCATTATGTCTTGACTTTAACAGTGACCCATTGATGaggggattttgtttttgttttctcagacAGGGCAGTCTCTATTTTCAGGTATCATATGTCCAGAAGGTTTAGATGCGTCAAGAAACTGggtcaccttctgctttcatAGCCCAGGTTACCGACCCAAAGCAACACAGTGTCATATTTTAAGGATCTTAATGCGTTTTTGTCTGTATGTAACTTTGACAGCAAGACAGAGACCATTGGTTCCTTCATTTCAACAATAGTAGTTGAAGgttatgtcaaaaataaaagtcagtGTTGTGATGGATCACATGCAAGTGTCGTAATAACAAAACGGTACATATATCTAACATGTATTGTCTTTTCTGTCAACAACATGACCCCCTTAGGACAAGCAATATAAGTGTGCGGCTTTGAAAAAGTCACGTCAGTTATATAATTTAATGtggtagatatttttacatttatagaTTCTACAGCATGGTTTCATATCAGTATTGGCATCACGATTTCTGTCATCCTGCTCCCTAATCCACAGTAGCAGCATGTGCGTGGTTATCCTTAGTGTCTGTCATATTGACCAGTTAATAAGCATCCGTCCCTCTCAGCAGACAAGTAGAAAGAGCCTGCGTCAACACAGACTAACAGATGTGACGCTACACAGACTCCCTCTTCCCACTCAGCTCTGTATGCCTCATCAGCGGGGAAAGCCTTAGTCTTCTTACATTTACTAACGTCACACATGCATCATTTAGTAGGTTTTGAATGCGTCATTGTGGCGTTTGGAATGAAATAtttaccccccctcccccataaTTGCAACATGTAGCGTAAATTAGATTACAGGAGCGCCACGATTCTGATGTCCCTCTGAGATTTGTttgtgcgtgcacacacacacacacagaccattcTAAATCCACCTAGACCATATCGTTTTATATAGAGTAataattttctgatattttaaagTGATAAACACAGATTTTTGACCTGAAATATTGAATATTATGGAGGTGtaacaaaatgtgtgtgagaaactGGGAATCCTTCAACTAATATACGCACGGTGGAACAGGCAATGAGAATACACCACAGTGATGAATGCTTAGAATCTAGTATGAAGACATAATAATGAATGCAATAATAAATAGATTAACATTTTAAGCAACAGGCCAGTGTATGTTTTTTGCTGATGTTTAATAAGTGTAACTTGTCTGTTTTGTTCCTCTAAAGCACCTGCTTCCTAATGGGACCATAAAACAGCTGAAGCGCAGTTTGAAAAAACAAGACTGATAGCCACCCTTGTTATGCTGGTAAATACaatgtgtttaatgttactTTGGACCTTAAGTTGAGCCCAATTTGTGTCACTGCATATTTAGGTTTTATCTTGCTGTATATTGGAAAGTATGCCGTACCTTGTTTCCAATAGAAATGAAGTGTTCGATAGCAAGTATATAACTAATACAACAAGATAACCATTCCTTTTGTCTTTTGCCAGCTCTGCTTTGCCTTAACTCTTTGTGCAGTGTTTTGGGTGAGTAATATATAGTTTTTAAAGCCAGTGCCAGTCTTAACTTTTTTAGTGCACTGTCTAGTGTTGTTCTAATAGTGTTGTCCACTATTAGAATAAccagtttgtgttttcttctacAGTGGCATAAAAAAGGGCTGGCTATCATCTTCTGTATTCTGCAGTTTTTGGCAATGACGTGGTAAGTGTAACCGGCAATCTCTTTGCTGTAGCACAGTTGGCAATTAATTTACTCATCATCACTCACACCTACTCCCATGAAGCCATCTTTCGTGATAAAGAACTTTTGCACCAGCCTTGCATCAAATGTCTGTGAGCTGAGTTGATCACACTGCTGTTGCTTTAATGGCCCTGACACACCGATGGCTGACcttcggcagaaaaggcagtcagACTGACTCCgagagttggtcaaaaaagtgcctcggaacacaccaaagcaaTGCAGACTGCCGACGGccgctgattggacaaacatgtCATGTGGGTCTGGTTTTTCCGGAAATTCACAGCCAGATTGTCATGGCGTCTTGTTCAGAATACCACCTTATATTTGACTAAAATTGCTCACTTAAACGTGtttcttaaaacattttaagcgcGAAATACAGGCCATTCAGTCGCTggatctgtcttcatttcagatcaacaaaggtcagtttaaaagatttttgtccaattttgagactctagtcacgctcatTCTGCTAGTtatttccgggttagcacttcaccaatcagattggtcagtTGAGTCCAACTGCCGGCAGGGCCTGCCTTCCGACCAAACAATGTCAGttttggccaaaatgaaggctgaCGGCTCCTCACACTAAACAGACTCGGGTcactgacctcgccagactTTCCGACGGCTGATTATCGGGtcagtgtgtcagggccttcaGCGGACTTACTGCTATTGGCACGTGTACGGCTAAAGCTATAAATGGTTAAACTTCAACAATTTCTTATTGTTTTGGAGCAACATAGCTTCAGTGTAGTTCAAGATTTTTTCAAAGCATACATATCCCATGTAATTGTCATGTAGTAGTAATAATTAGATGCACATATAAGGTAATATGACCTGCGACATCTGCTTGACATTTACTGTACCTGTTGAGTGATGTTGTAAAGACTGGTACAGGTACTGTAGGATGCCAGGCATTATGGTACAGTAGGTCAGTATATTTTCGGCCCGTAGAGGAAGAAGCATGCCAGGATCAATGTAGACTTACATGGAGACGTTGAGACAGACAGGTGTTAGTGCCTGTGTTGTTTACACATAACACAAAGTTGCTGCCAGCTATCTCTAGGGTCATTACTACTGTACTAATAAAATCACAGGTAAATGGTCCAATGAGAAAACATGGCACCCATCCCGGAGTCCTTAATTAGTTTTATACTTGtctttaaatgtgtcaaataaaaaacCTAAACCATTTTAATGTCCCTCACTCACATGcgacacacatctacacactcgCACAGTGCGTTTTTACCATTTAGACGGGAACGCGACGGTGGAGCGTTATAAGATTTTCACTCTGGAGGGTGGTTTCAGTTATTTGAGCCGTTGCCGTCTAAACAAAAGGCACTtctgataaaaaataattttaggtTTTCACCCGCTAGCGTATTCGTGTAAACAGAGCCTAATTGTCATTTATGAAGAAAAAGTTCCAATCTCTATTTTCTTACTTCTCAAAATTTGAGGGTTTGCTGCTTTATGtcaaatatctttgggttttatgCAGTTGGTCGGACAAACAGACATTATCTTTGGTTCTGGGAAATTGGAACGGGATTTCCTTACCCTTTTCTGGTTTTCGTAATATATTATAACTAATaccatatacactcaccggccactttattaggtaccccatgctagtaacgggttggacccccttttgccttcagaactgcctcaattcttcgtggcatagattcaacaaggtgctggaagcattcctcagggagtttggtccatattgacatgatgacatcacacagttgccgcagatttgtcggctgcacatccatgatgcgaatctcccgttccaccacatcccaaagatgctctattggattgagatctggtgactgtggaggccatttgagtacagcgaactcattgtcatgttcaagaaaccagtctgtgatgattccagctttatgacatggcgcattatcctgctgaaagtagccatcagaagttgggtacattatggtcataaagggatggacatggtcagcaacaatactcaggtaggctgtggcgttgcaacgatgctcaattggtaccaaggggcccaaagagtgccaagaaaatattccccacaccatgacaccaccccaccagcctgaaccgttgatacaaggcaggatggatccatgctttcatgttgtagacgccaaattctgaccctaccatccgactgtcgcagcagaaatcgagactcatcagaccaggcaacgtttttccaatcttctattgtccaatttcgatgagcttgtgcaaattgtagtctcagtttcctgttcttagctgaaaggagtgacacccgatgtggtcttctgctgctgtagcccatctgcctcaaagttcgacgtactgtgcgttcagagatgctcttctgcccaccttggttgtaacgggtggttatttgagtcactgttgcccttctatcagctcgaaccagtctggccattctcctctgacctctggcatcaacaaggcatttccgcccacagaactgccgctcactggatgttttttctttttcggaccattctctgtaaaccctagagatggttgtgcgtgaaaatcccagaagattagcagtttctgaaatactcagaccagcccttctggcaccaacaatcatgccacgttcaaagtcactcaaatcacctttcttccccatactgatgctcggtttgaactgcaggagattctcttgaccatgtctacatgcctaaatgcactgagttgccgccatgtgattggctgcttagaaattaagtgttaacgagcagttggacaggtgtacctaataaagtggccggtgagtgtatatacactcaccggccactttattaggtaccccatgctagtaacgggttggacccccttttgccttcagaactgcctcaattcttcgtggcataaattcaacaaggtgctggaagcattcctcagggagtttggtccatattgacatgatggcatcacacagttgccgcagattttgtcggctgcacatccatgatgcgaatctccgttccaccacatcccaaagatgctctattggttgagatctggtgactgtggaggccatttgagtacagccaactcattgtcatgttcaagaaaccagtctgtgatgattccagctttatgacatggcgcattatcctgctgaaagtagccatcagaagttgggtacattatggtcataaagggatggacatggtcagcaacaatactcaggtaggctgtggcgttgcaacgatgctcaattggtaccaaggggcccaaagagtgccaagaaaatattccccacaccatgacaccaccaccaccagcctgaaccgttgatacaggcaggatggatccatgctttcatgttgtagacgccaaattctgaccctaccatccgactgtcgcagcagaaatcgagactcatcagaccagcaacgtttttccaatcttctattgtccatttcgatgagcttgtgcaaattgtagtctcagtttcctgttcttagctgaaaggagtggcacccgatgtggtcttctgctgctgtagcccatctgcctcaaagttggacgtactgtgcgttcagagatgctcttctgcccaccttggttgtaacgggtggttatttgagtcactgttgcccttctatcagctcgaaccagtctggccattctcctctgacctccggcatcaacaaggcatttccgcccacagaactgccgctcactggatgttttttctttttcggaccattctctgtaaaccctagagatggttgtgcgtgaaaatcccagtagattagcagtttctgaaatactcagaccagcccttctggcaccaacaatcatgccacgttcaaagtcactcaaatcacctttcttccccatactgatgctcggtttgaactgcaggagattctcttgaccatgtctacatgcctaaatgcactgagttgccgccatgtgattggctgcttagaaattaagtgttaacgagcagttggacaggtgtacctaataaagtggccggtgagtgtatatatatatatatatatatatatatatatatatatatatatatatatatatatatatatatatatatatatatataatgactAAACCATTgattaaatgtgaaaatattagACTCAGTCAATAATAGTTAGTTGCAGCTCCTGGTGTTCATACTAGTTTTAAGTCCGTCTTAAATGTGTCTTTTCAAAAGAGTACATATAGTAATAAGGTCAGTGGGGTTAAGTTCCACCATAGTAGTGAATAAAAAGACCTTTGAGTGATGCGCATGGGCATGTCATCACTTGTATGTTCATTAATTTGAACATATTTGCACAGAAGTAACAAAAGATGTTTAGTGTGTGAATGGGCATGGAACCCCCCAGCAACTCAGGAGGAAGAGAATGGACAATTTCACTGCATCACTGAGCAGGACTGTGTCAGCCTCATAACTAGGCTGCTTTTGCACCTACATGTTGTACATTCACTTCCACTCTGCCTGCGTTCTCCGAGGCATCACCATGGTAACCACAAGTCACACATCTCAAGCTCATTCTTAACAGACTGGGGGGCATAGTGCACTCCCACGCAGGCACTCAGACGTCTGTGTGAAGGTGGTTCTGTAGTAATACGTCGCCACTGATCCACACACGGATTGGGGCAAAGTCCACGCCTCAGGCTGAGTTCAGTGAAGTAACCGTATGACACTGAAGCACTACTGACTGGCACAAGTGATATAGAGTATGGCAGGCAGTGGGAAGTTAATACCAACAGCACTGATAGCTTAACATTAAACTCTAACTTGTTCAGTTTACCTATTTAGTTTAGACATTCATGagaacatttaattaaataagtTGGCAGTCATGCTAGTCAATCATTTAACTGCTGTACCAGATTCCtcacatataaataaatatgttaagTGTCCAGGCCTTTTTTTGTGCTAAACTTTAGCTAAAATCCTTTCTAGTAAGGGGTatggtgtttttgttgtacttggTGTTTGGCTACCAATCTGTCTGGGGGGCGGTAGTGTTGTGCAAAGATTACAGTGTATCTAATTCATTCTCAATCATGTTTGGTTAATTCCTTTGCTGGGCGACATCAAAGACCCTTCAGAT comes from the Etheostoma spectabile isolate EspeVRDwgs_2016 unplaced genomic scaffold, UIUC_Espe_1.0 scaffold00018291, whole genome shotgun sequence genome and includes:
- the LOC116679978 gene encoding LOW QUALITY PROTEIN: vesicle transport protein SFT2B-like (The sequence of the model RefSeq protein was modified relative to this genomic sequence to represent the inferred CDS: inserted 2 bases in 1 codon), translating into MGPXKTAEAQFEKTRLIATLVMLLCFALTLCAVFWWHKKGLAIIFCILQFLAMTWYSISYIPFARDAVMKCFTTCLS